A single genomic interval of Bacillota bacterium harbors:
- a CDS encoding B12-binding domain-containing radical SAM protein, translating to MLEFKLNQSSKKVLLVTPPYHCGVLESAGVWLPLPFVYIAGALRKAGYEPSIHDAMSRFDDYNAIRERIEAEKPAAVCSTAYTATVIDAIQVLKLAKNIDSRIITILGGVHPTFCWDEILTNDADAVDFIVRGEGEETLPELLAAAFAKGNPTKVAGIAYVENGRPVATPPRPFIRDLDSLSGAWDLLDWPLYTFRTKDNSTLAVMQTSRGCTQACTFCSQQLFWARKWRARSPQSVVAELEFLRDSFGVDVAMITDEVPTLNRARWERILNLIIERNVGVDILMETRADDILRDEAIMDKYRRAGISHIYVGVESGSQETLDRWNKNIKAEQSRRAIELINKADIISETAFVLGMPEETSNSIANTVSLAKHYNPDLAFFLAIAPWPYSNLYPEVKEHIVTQDYRKYNLVEPVVKPLAMNLDEFSAALMQAFREFYIDKLKQLDLLSPFKRNYMVKVTRLLTEHSYLKEQMKGLGEMPPEALATILTSEIPDVRLENYETMDYSCRRP from the coding sequence TTGCTGGAGTTTAAGCTCAACCAATCCTCTAAAAAGGTCCTACTGGTAACCCCGCCTTACCATTGCGGTGTGCTGGAATCCGCCGGGGTCTGGCTTCCGCTACCCTTTGTTTATATAGCCGGTGCTCTAAGAAAGGCAGGCTATGAACCTTCCATCCACGATGCAATGAGTCGCTTTGACGATTACAATGCTATCAGGGAGCGTATTGAGGCCGAGAAGCCTGCTGCGGTATGTTCAACCGCATATACAGCAACCGTGATCGACGCCATCCAGGTATTAAAGCTTGCTAAAAATATCGACTCCAGAATTATAACTATTCTGGGCGGTGTTCACCCGACCTTTTGCTGGGATGAGATACTAACCAATGATGCAGATGCGGTTGATTTTATTGTGCGCGGCGAGGGTGAGGAGACGCTGCCCGAGCTTCTTGCCGCTGCCTTTGCAAAAGGCAATCCTACTAAAGTGGCCGGCATCGCTTATGTGGAAAACGGCCGGCCGGTGGCAACACCCCCGCGCCCGTTTATCCGCGACCTTGACTCGCTTTCAGGAGCGTGGGATTTGCTGGACTGGCCACTTTACACTTTCCGTACAAAAGATAACTCCACTCTTGCCGTTATGCAAACATCCAGGGGATGTACTCAAGCCTGCACGTTTTGCTCGCAGCAGCTTTTCTGGGCACGCAAGTGGCGCGCCCGAAGCCCGCAAAGTGTTGTTGCCGAGCTTGAGTTCTTGCGCGATAGCTTTGGGGTTGATGTTGCGATGATAACCGACGAGGTGCCGACGCTAAACCGCGCAAGGTGGGAGCGCATCCTTAACCTTATAATAGAGCGAAATGTCGGAGTTGACATTCTGATGGAGACACGCGCCGATGACATCCTTCGCGACGAGGCAATAATGGACAAATACAGACGTGCTGGAATCAGTCATATATACGTCGGTGTGGAATCAGGCTCCCAGGAAACCCTTGACCGATGGAATAAAAATATAAAAGCCGAGCAATCCCGCCGGGCAATTGAGCTTATCAACAAAGCCGATATAATATCTGAAACTGCCTTTGTCCTGGGAATGCCGGAGGAAACTTCGAATTCCATTGCCAATACCGTTAGTCTTGCCAAACACTATAATCCCGACCTTGCCTTTTTTCTGGCGATTGCCCCCTGGCCTTACTCTAACCTCTACCCAGAAGTAAAAGAGCATATTGTGACACAGGATTATCGCAAGTATAACCTCGTTGAGCCGGTCGTCAAGCCTTTGGCAATGAATCTTGATGAGTTCTCGGCTGCACTAATGCAAGCCTTTCGTGAGTTCTATATAGATAAGCTAAAGCAATTGGATTTGCTATCGCCTTTCAAACGCAACTATATGGTCAAAGTTACCAGGCTTCTTACAGAGCACTCTTATCTTAAAGAGCAGATGAAAGGCCTTGGCGAGATGCCCCCTGAGGCTTTAGCTACAATCCTGACCAGCGAAATTCCCGATGTCCGTCTTGAAAACTATGAGACGATGGATTATAGTTGCCGCAGGCCGTAG